A genomic segment from Triticum dicoccoides isolate Atlit2015 ecotype Zavitan chromosome 1A, WEW_v2.0, whole genome shotgun sequence encodes:
- the LOC119355724 gene encoding noroxomaritidine/norcraugsodine reductase-like — translation MTTSREKRWSLAGTTALVTGGSKGIGRAIVEELAGFGARVHTCSRNAAELEECRRQWEDEKLAVTVSVCDVSVRSERVKLMETVRESFDGKLDILVNNAGQLVLKAATEWTAEDYAQLMETNLESSFHLSQLTHPLLVNASVLGGGSIINISSVGGIFGYPGLALYGITKGGMNQFTRSLATEWARDNIRVNSVAPGIVSTDMIKDLEPDALEEACSRIPMGRSGKPTEVASVVSFLCMPTASYITGQVICIDGGRTIY, via the exons ATGACGACGAGCAGGGAGAAGAGGTGGAGCCTGGCCGGCACGACGGCCCTGGTCACCGGCGGCAGCAAAGGAATAGG GCGTGCCATTGTTGAGGAGCTCGCCGGCTTCGGGGCGCGGGTGCACACCTGCTCCCGCAACGCGGCGGAGCTGGAAGAGTGCCGCCGGCAGTGGGAGGATGAGAAGCTGGCGGTTACCGTCTCCGTGTGCGATGTCTCTGTGCGCTCTGAGAGGGTGAAGCTCATGGAGACGGTCAGGGAGTCCTTCGACGGCAAGCTGGACATACTG GTGAACAATGCAGGGCAATTGGTTTTGAAAGCGGCTACAGAGTGGACGGCGGAGGACTACGCACAATTGATGGAGACTAACTTAGAGTCAAGCTTCCACCTTAGTCAGCTCACGCACCCTCTACTCGTCAACGCCTCTGTACTTGGTGGAGGTAGCATCATCAACATCTCCTCTGTTGGAGGTATATTTGGCTACCCAGGCCTCGCACTTTATGGCATCACAAAAG GAGGAATGAACCAATTTACAAGGAGCCTCGCCACTGAGTGGGCTAGAGACAATATTCGTGTGAACTCTGTTGCCCCAGGCATTGTGTCAACAGACATGATCAAAGAT TTAGAGCCGGATGCCCTTGAGGAAGCATGCTCGCGGATCCCGATGGGCCGGAGTGGCAAGCCAACGGAGGTCGCTTCAGTGGTGTCCTTCCTTTGTATGCCCACGGCGTCCTATATCACCGGCCAGGTTATTTGTATCGACGGCGGTCGAACCATTTATTAG